The following are encoded together in the Humulus lupulus chromosome 5, drHumLupu1.1, whole genome shotgun sequence genome:
- the LOC133777521 gene encoding endoglucanase 3-like, with the protein MQMGKATLVAWLSILVLVGISSSSSNTSVKAEPINYKDALAKSILFFQGQRSGSLPAAAQQIRWRTSSGLYDGRLAHVDLSGGYYDAGDNVKFNFPMAFTTTILSWNTLEYGKRMGPQLENARAAIRWATDYLLKCARATPGRLYVGVGDPNADHKCWERPEDMNTARSVYSVSPSNPGSDVAGETAAALAAASMVFRRVDPHYSKLLLSTAKKVMQFAIQYRGSYSDSLGSAVCPFYCSYSGYKDELLWGAAWLLRATNDFTYFNFIKSLGASDSPDIFSWDNKYAGAYVLLSRRALLNRDNNFMPFKQQAEQFICRILPNSPTSSTQYTQGGLMYKLPASNLQYVTAITSLISTYSKYIAVTKQTVNCGNLVVSSRTLRNFAKRQVDYILGVNPLKMSYMVGYGPYYPKRIHHRGSSLPSLARHPQSFGCEGGFQTFFYSANPNPNILTGAVVGGPNQNDGYPDDRSDYSHSEPATYINAAIVGPLAYFAGSSKF; encoded by the exons ATGCAAATGGGCAAGGCAACATTAGTAGCATGGCTCTCAATATTGGTTCTGGTGGggattagtagtagtagtagtaatacaAGTGTGAAAGCTGAGCCCATAAATTACAAAGATGCTTTGGCAAAATCTATACTGTTTTTCCAGGGACAGAGGTCAGGAAGCCTCCCTGCTGCTGCCCAACAAATCCGTTGGAGGACTAGCTCTGGCCTTTACGATGGTCGCCTTGCCCAT GTGGATTTGAGTGGAGGATACTATGATGCCGGAGACAACGTAAAATTTAATTTCCCGATGGCGTTCACGACAACAATACTGTCATGGAACACACTGGAATACGGGAAGCGAATGGGCCCCCAATTAGAAAATGCACGGGCCGCAATTCGTTGGGCCACCGACTATCTCCTGAAGTGTGCACGAGCGACGCCTGGTAGGCTTTACGTTGGGGTTGGAGACCCAAATGCGGACCACAAGTGCTGGGAGAGGCCCGAAGACATGAACACTGCCCGATCCGTTTATTCAGTCTCGCCCTCCAATCCTGGCTCTGACGTGGCTGGAGAGACTGCGGCGGCGTTGGCCGCGGCTTCCATGGTTTTCCGGAGAGTTGACCCTCATTACTCAAAGCTTCTACTTAGCACCGCTAAGAAAGTTATGCAATTTGCAATACAATATCGAGGCTCTTATAGCGATTCTCTTGGTTCTGCTGTTTGTCCATTCTATTGCTCATATTCCGGATACAAG GATGAGCTGCTGTGGGGAGCTGCGTGGCTATTGAGAGCAACGAATGATTTTACTTACTTCAACTTCATCAAGTCTTTGGGAGCTAGTGATTCACCTGATATCTTTAGTTGGGACAACAAATATGCGGGTGCTTATGTCCTTTTATCAAGG AGGGCTTTGTTGAACAGAGATAACAACTTTATGCCGTTCAAACAACAAGCTGAACAATTCATATGTCGAATTTTGCCAAACTCTCCCACTTCTAGTACACAATATACACAAG GAGGCCTCATGTACAAGCTACCTGCAAGTAACCTCCAATATGTTACTGCCATAACATCATTAATATCTACCTATTCCAAGTACATAGCAGTAACTAAGCAAACTGTCAACTGTGGAAACCTTGTTGTCAGTTCAAGAACCTTGAGGAACTTTGCAAAGAGACAG GTGGACTACATACTAGGGGTGAATCCTTTGAAGATGTCGTACATGGTGGGATATGGTCCATACTATCCAAAAAGAATTCACCACAGGGGATCCTCATTGCCCTCATTGGCAAGACATCCGCAGTCCTTTGGTTGCGAAGGTGGTTTTCAAACATTCTTCTACTCAGCGAACCCAAACCCTAACATTTTAACCGGAGCCGTTGTGGGAGGTCCTAACCAGAATGATGGCTACCCAGATGACCGTTCTGACTACAGCCACTCAGAGCCAGCTACTTATATTAACGCTGCCATAGTTGGGCCTTTAGCATACTTTGCAGGAAGCTCCAAATTCTAA